The genomic stretch CCTCAGAAGACACAAGGAAGAAATGTTTATTCAGATCTGATCTGGTTTGCTCACACATGCCATTTTGCATACACCTTGGGACCCACTGCCAGTgaaatcacttttttcccccatagACCTTGGCTATGGGCTACATCCTTCAGTCCTTACTTTGAGCGACTGCCaggagcaaaaatccccaacagatggagacgggacactagatggggaagactctgagttactatagagaattctttcccaggtatctgcctgatTGGTCCTGCCCACATGCTCGGGGTCGAaccgatcgccatatttggggtcgggaaggaatttttcaccCAGTCAGATTGGCaggctttttgccttcctctgcagcatggggcatgggtcacttgtaggtttaaactatgtaaatggtgaattctctgtaacttgaagtcattaaaccatgatttgaggacttcagtaactcagccagaggttaggggtctatttcagaaGTGGGGTGAGGTTCTGTGCAACGTGCAGGTCAGATTCACTAGATGATAATGATGATCCTTCttaccttaaagtctatgagcaaCACTCTTATGTGAGTCAATGGGTGtttggacagagagagagagctataGGATTTGGCCACATAAATAGAGGTCCACTTTCTACCCTTATAATTTATACATTGACACAAGTTAGATCTTTCATTCTACTTCTATATTCTAAATAGAGATTTTATCAATAGCGACTTTCTATATCATTATGTTTGATCTCATATAAGATCAGACTAAGGAGAGAGAAGGTAGGAAGGGCTGCCTAGCCTAAAGAAACTGACCCAACCCAGGCCTCTTGTGTCAGAACAGACTAAGCAGAGTGAGTTCtggattttgttgtttttcaaagATTCTGTAACTCTCTCATGTGTTttattaaggctatgtctacactagcacgtTTGTTGGTAAACCTTTTTTCGATCAGGagtgtgtgaaaaaaatacaccctgaccgacataagtttcaccaagaGAAGCGCAGGTGTGGACAGTGCCATgtcggtgggagacgctctcctgctgacattgtGACCACCACTcactgggggtggtttaattatgccgacaTGAGAGCTCTCTTCCGCCAGCATAGAGCATGTGCGTGGGAGAACTTACAGTGGGGCAGCTGCAGCGGTCCAGCTGTGCCGTTGTAAGGTCTGCAGTGTACACATAGCCTAAGAGTAAAGTGtctgtggttaagaaattcctttgctaggCCTGTGTTCCCTTGCTTTCCTGCCATGTTGGCCCTGAAGGTTTTAACGAGAAATCAGAGTTCCCAGAGCCAGGTGATCAATGGAAGGGAACATATCTAAATAAttggggactcaggagagctgggtcaTTGGCCTGGAGGACAGAGGTAGCTGAACTGTGGGATCCCACTGCTCTAAAAGGGTGTCAAACATGGGGTGTGCTCCTGGGAGTATGCCTGACAGACCCATAACTGGGAACCATACCAGTCACTACTCAGACTCAGAGGGGCTTAGAAGCACCTGGGGCAGGATTTGGGTCTGTTTATTATGGACTGGTGTCTATCCAAAAGTGAGAACGGGGCCAGGTTGTAATAGGATTAGACATTGTTTTGTGTAGTGTAAGCCCATTTTTTATACCAGTTCAGAGGAGCTGCTACTGAAAACCATTTTTCGTAATGGTCAATTTGCTAGGGCAGATCAGGCTTAAGAAGAATTTGTATGACTAGCCCGTACACTATCCATCTGGAGATCTATAACAGCCATATGAAGCCAAAGTATGAGGTTTTGGCTAGATCTGATGCATCTGGGGTGTGAAACACAGCACATATTTAAAAGGAGATAATATGAAACAATTTATTGTCCCCTGGAGAAATGTGAACCAAGAATCAATGCATATTTTGATTTGTAATTTATACTACACTCTTTTTATGAGTTACTGTGTGATCTTATTTTCTCAGTCTGTTTGGCTTTTTAGTAATTATCTGATTCACATTTTAGAAAGGGCAATTTCGAAAGAGCTCCTTTCTTACAGTCTAAAATCCATAATTATTCTGCAATTAATCTGACCAGTGTCCTGGTTATGTTCAAGAGTCCAAATATGTTGTATAGACAGCTTGATTTTTGTCCTGCCCTTAAAGTAACTGAAATTGAAAGCATCAGAGAATATGAAAACATTGTGCTGGGGGAAGAGTGAAGAGGAAAGGGCCATATTTCTCTGGACTAAGTTTAAGTTCGAATCTAAAGTTTTTGCTTTGAGTTCCTCTCTCCTTTCACTTTATagtccaggctctctctctctctctcactctctctctctctctcacacacacacacacaaataaaaaaaaatccatgtttattTGTCATGGTTTCCACAGACTAAGCTCAACAGCAGATTGAGGTTGTGAGCACTGCTTTGTGGTATTTccttttttgagattttttttccaggatgTTTTTGAACTGGCTccatgttcacacacacacacacattcacagcgAGGTTACACCCAGTTGGTTCCTTCTTGAGGGTAAATTCTTGGGATTCGCAGCTTCCAAACAGCCGATTTCCTTTCCTCGCAGCTGGGAGGGCAGgttcccaggctgctgctcctgtGCTCACTGACTGCCACTGCTGGACCGTCCCCAGGAGGAGTTAGTCGCTTCACTTCTAAGGTCCCTCAAAGCAAACaagggggaggcggggaggggagagaggggatcCGGGATCAGCCTctcctgccccagcagcagccaggatgCTCCGAGgcagcggcagctgctggcttcTGGAATCCCGGCCAGGCGAGTCACCCCGTTAGGAGGCCCCGCCAGCACCCCCCGCCCGGAGGGCAGCGGCGGCAGCAtgggcagcggcagcagcaggaggaagcgGAGCTGCAGCCCCGCCGCGGATCGTCCTGGCAGGCGGGGCAGAAGCAGCAGCGCCCCCAGCGGGCAGGGCGAGGAGGCCAGGGGCAGCCAGGCGCCCGCCCCCACGGAGCTGCCCAGCACCAGCCTGCGGCGGCCGCAGCCGGGCGAACCGGCGGAGGACTcggactgggagctgctggaggaggtGCTGGCTGAGTGCGAGGAGCCGGGCGCGCTGCCCCCCACGGCCCGGGGCCCGGCTGCCCCCATCCCGGGCCCGCCCCGCCGGGGGCCCGCCGGGGACTCCGGGGCCGGCCACGACCGGCACCCAGGGGCGGCGGCAGCAGGGAGCGGCCGGGGCAGCGGGGCCGCCGGAGGGGACCAGCCGGTAAGAGACACCCCCATCCCGACAGGGGGGcgggagcggagcggagcccagGCAGCAAGATGGAGGCGAGGCAGGGCCCGGCCCGGGGCCCAAGTAACCCGTCCCCCCCGCTCAGCGCCTTGCCCCCCGGCCAGcccgtccccccccccgggggcccaTCGCCCTGGGATCCAGCCAGCCCGTCCCCCCCGGGGCCCATCGCCCTGGGATCCAGCCAGcccgaatatcagggttggaagggacctcaggaggccatctagtccaaccccctgctcaaagcaggaccagtccccaactaaatcatcccagccagggctttgtcaagcctgaccttaaaaacgtctaaggaaggagattccaccacctccctaggtaacccattccagtgcttcaccaccttccttgtgaaatgtttttcctaatatccaacctaaacctcccccactacaacttcagcccattattccttgttttgtcatctggtaccactgagaacagtctagagccatcctctttggaaccccctttcaggtagttgaaagcagctatggaatcctccctcattcttctcttctgcagactaagtaatcccagttccctcagcctctcctcataagtcatgtgttccagtcccctaatcatttttgttgccctccactggactctctccaatttatccacatccttcttgtagtgtggggcccaaaactggacacagtactccagatgaggcctcaccaatgtcgaatagaggggaatgatcacatccctcgatctgctggcaatgctcctacttatacagcccaaaatgctgttagccttcttggcaacaagggcatactgttgactcatatccagcttcttgtccactgtaacccctaggtccttttctgcagaactgctgcctagccactgtgtccctagtctgtagcagtgcctgggattcttccctcctaagtgcaggactctgcacttctccttgttgaacctcatcagatttcttttggcccaatcctccaatttgtctaagtccctctgtatcctatccctatcctccagcgtatctaccactcccccagttttgcgtcatctgcaaacttgctgagggtgcaatccacgccatcctccagatcattaatgaagatattgaacaaaactggccccaggaccgacccttggggcactccgcttgataccggctgccaactagacatggagccattgatcactacccgctgagcccaacaatctagccagctttctatccaccttacagtccattcatccagcccatacttctttaacttgctggcaagaatactgtgggagaccgtatcaaaagctttgctaaagtcaaggaataacatgttcactactttcccctcatccacagagccagttatctcatagtagaaggcaattaggttagtcaggtatgatttgcccttggtgaatccatgctgactgttcccaatcactttcctctcctctaagtgcttgaGAATTggttccttgagaacctgcttcatgatttttccagggactgaggtgaggctgactggcctgtagttcctcagatcttccttcttcccttttttaaagatgggcactacattagcctttttccagtcatctgggacctcccccgatcaccatgagttttcaaagataatggccgctggctctgcaatcacatcagccaactcctttagcaccctcggatgcagcgcatccagccccatggacttgtgcacgtccagcttttctaaatagtcatgaaccacttttttctccacagagggctggtcacctcctccccatactgtgctgcccagtgcagtgaaGGTTCCAGACAGCTCATCCCACCCCTGGTGTCCCCTCTGGCCCACACCCTAGGGCCCAATGCCCTTGGGATCCAGTGAGCCCCATCCCTCCAGGATCCCATCTAGCCCATTGCCCTGAGGATCTACCTAGCCCCATCCGTCACTTGGACTCCCATTCTAACCCAATGCCCAGGGATCCAGCCAGCCTGATCCCCTTAGGACTTCCCCTATAACCTATCACTCAGCTAACCCATTTCCCTTGCAGGTCCCTTTCTATTTAATCCCTTCTGGGAGTCCCAGCTAGCCTGCCTCCTTGGGAGGGGTGTCCCAGCCCGCCCAGTTCTTTGAGTTCAATACAGAACTGGTTCCTATAACGTTTACAGATCAGCATCCCAACCTATAGAGCTCTCCCTTTTCTGTGGAGACAGTTGCATAGCTTAATTCgtcctttcttttaattttatccTTTTACTCCTAGCTATAGCCCCTTCAGCTAAAGTTGTGGGGTAAGCCCTTGGATAGTTCTCTTTCCGTTGCCGGTTCTCGACCTAGGCCCTGTGTACGTTAGAAAAGTCTATCACTGTAATATCAATCTACGTAGCCAGTGGTTGCCAAGCTATAGCATAGTCAGTTCTTTTTATCTTTCCTGACAAATCATTCCCTGCAGcccttttatcatttctgttgctcttcccCGAATTCCTTATCTCTTTTAGGGGAAATATAATCATGAAAGGGTCATGCGAGTCTCAGTTTTCTGTGCTCCATTaaaggttttttcctccttcGATTAATTCCTTGTAAAAGTATCCCAGTGTCATTAAATAAAGCATCTGGCACAGCTCAAATTTTTTCCTTTGTTTAGTCATGTAAGCAATAGTTTGAAACCTGACCATATATATAGATACAGGACCTTTTAATGTTTGCCAGTTCACTGCAGTAACAATGGTgccatctgaaaaaaaaacaaccaacaccTCAGTTTTATTCTATACAGCAACTAATGACTTTTCCTGTGACTAGAACTGTAATTAGCAGGGCTTTCTTCCTATCCAACGAAGACAACATTAACTTCAACTTCTGTTTCACCTTAGTAGGATACCAAGGGCACCAAGAACAGTGATCTGTCTGTTAGATGCTGCTGCAGGAGGGACTACAAAAATTGTGGGAATACACTGATAGATTAAAAAATAGTAACAAATATTTAGAATTCAGAGGACTTTCCCCATCAGATGCCTAACAACTTTTAGGTTAGGTTAAATGGAAGCTTAAAGCCCTGACAGTCTCACTTTAAGATTATATTTGTATTTCCATTGTAAAACTCTGTTTTTGCAAGGGATAATGATAACTTTGATATAATTTCTTAACAGAGTAATTATTTTGTCAACGATCAGCATGGGCacatataaaaaaacaaacctcaaagCGAAGTCGTATTTAGACATCATGAAAAAATAGAGGTTTAATATCTTTTCTTTGCTCTTATAACTCAAACACACTCACTTGATCCTAGAACTTTTACTCACCTAAGTAATTCTCACTCTTGagcaatcccactgacttcactagttaATCTTTACTTATGTAAGGGCTAGAGGATACGACTCCACATTTTTGTTCCAACGTGCACTCAAATATTGattgtggtgtttttaaaaataagacagCTCAGTTGAAATTTGGCTGCTATGTGTAGGGTTATTTTTAAGTAACTAAATTTTTAATATTCTGTATATTCTTATTGATAACATAAATTGGCAAACTACAGTAAGTCATGACAGGTGACAAACAGGGTTACTTTTTTAATAAAGATAAACCAGAGAAAGTTAATCCATAAGAGTAGATATTAAGAAAATGCTGAACTGACAAATCAATAAAGGTCCAAGAATTGAAGAATTAAGGTTGTAGCAGACATGTCTGAATTCATCTAACTAGGTCTAAGTGGATACAGCACATACTGATATGTGATACCATGCACTATTTTTAGCCTTTTACAAGATGCTGCTGAAACTCCTTGCAGGATTTATCTATCAAACCCAGTAGCTTTCTGCCCTCTCCAACCCACTTTTGCCAGTACACCTCTCCTTCACAGATATGTTCAAGTAAGGTGTATTCTAAaggtattagcctttttcatatcTTTTCTAGAATTTCTGATATCCAGCCCTAGTGGCTATTCATATCAATTGGATATTTCACTTAAATATTAGTGAAGAATGTTGACATCTACACTATCATCATTAGGCTTCAGGGTTAGCACCACACTGAGATAAATCAGGGTCAGTTCACATCTCTCAAAGCAATAGTTTCAGGTTAACTCTCTACAGACTCACAATAGGCAAGATTCTGATCCTCTGACTTATGATGAGACCTGCATGATGACAACACCTTGGAGAGTAAGGTGGTACTCAGGGTAGGAGAGGAGGGCACAGTCTAGCCCTAAGACAGATCTGCATTGGTTCAAACAGAACCAATTAAATTACAGCATACATTCTGCAGGAAGTGAGGAGCCACAAGAAACACCCCAGTCGGCTGGAGGCACCCATGAACAGAGGCTTGTGCACCATTGGCTTAGACTAGTCGGGAGGCTAGGATACAACATGATCAGCTACCAGGACTTCAAAGATGTCAGCTTGTATCTACACAGGTGGAAAGAAGGGTTTTCAATTATGTTAACCTAACTCAATTGAGCTAACACAATTGACAAAAGCACTCTCATCCCCTCCCAAGTCATttgaagagaaacaaaattacAGGGGCTTTGCAAAGAGAATTAACTCACAGGTTAGgtcagggtttttttcctttggaacCTGGAGCACGAAGCATTTTCATCTGAAATTTCAAAGCAGTTCTCATACATGGACTGGTATTATCCTGAttatacagatggagaaactgaggctagcagcagagttaggaatagaacccaaatctcctgagtctTATTCTTTTGGGACCCCTGGATCGCTCTGACAGCAGTCACCATTTCTTTTGAAACTTCCATTTAATTTCAGCCACCCACTCACCCATCTAGAGCCTGAGCAATCACTCTTGTTTTTCTGTCTCACTTTTCTTTGCTCAGCTCAAAAAGaatatttgtggttttacaaaagatgcCATAGTACAGTACATGGTGGCCGCTCTCTATGGAAACCAGGAAGGACTGTGTTGCCGTGGCCTCATTCATCACGCTCCTGGCTTCCTAACATGGAAAAATGTGCAAGCAATCTGGTTTTTTAAATAGCTTTCAGCAGAGTTGTAGTAGCACCTACTTAGTAGAGACATAAAGTGATTACATTATAGCACTGCATATGGGATGGTATAGTTAATAGTAGTATACAATACTTAGTAGTTATAGTCCAATGGATtgtaatgtacttttaaaaatctgatttagtCAGAAAGGTAGTGTATACTTTTTACATCCAGATAAGTGCCCTTTCTGTAAATTTGTGTGAAACAGTGTCACCTTGTGGCTGGTTAGCTGA from Lepidochelys kempii isolate rLepKem1 chromosome 3, rLepKem1.hap2, whole genome shotgun sequence encodes the following:
- the CYS1 gene encoding cystin-1 isoform X5, yielding MGSGSSRRKRSCSPAADRPGRRGRSSSAPSGQGEEARGSQAPAPTELPSTSLRRPQPGEPAEDSDWELLEEVLAECEEPGALPPTARGPAAPIPGPPRRGPAGDSGAGHDRHPGAAAAGSGRGSGAAGGDQPASLTRSTQDPENNNNSASDCKCFNASPIIFIPEASKD
- the CYS1 gene encoding cystin-1 isoform X4, with amino-acid sequence MGSGSSRRKRSCSPAADRPGRRGRSSSAPSGQGEEARGSQAPAPTELPSTSLRRPQPGEPAEDSDWELLEEVLAECEEPGALPPTARGPAAPIPGPPRRGPAGDSGAGHDRHPGAAAAGSGRGSGAAGGDQPASLTRSTQDPENNNNSASEFPVRSNKKPEMQSPISYDYAEEELMASIEQEYCR
- the CYS1 gene encoding cystin-1 isoform X2 — encoded protein: MGSGSSRRKRSCSPAADRPGRRGRSSSAPSGQGEEARGSQAPAPTELPSTSLRRPQPGEPAEDSDWELLEEVLAECEEPGALPPTARGPAAPIPGPPRRGPAGDSGAGHDRHPGAAAAGSGRGSGAAGGDQPASLTRSTQDPENNNNSATANVSTLPLSSSSQRLAKIRRFPVRSNKKPEMQSPISYDYAEEELMASIEQEYCR
- the CYS1 gene encoding cystin-1 isoform X7; this encodes MGSGSSRRKRSCSPAADRPGRRGRSSSAPSGQGEEARGSQAPAPTELPSTSLRRPQPGEPAEDSDWELLEEVLAECEEPGALPPTARGPAAPIPGPPRRGPAGDSGAGHDRHPGAAAAGSGRGSGAAGGDQPASLTRSTQDPENNNNSASEFPATSSLQ
- the CYS1 gene encoding cystin-1 isoform X6 translates to MGSGSSRRKRSCSPAADRPGRRGRSSSAPSGQGEEARGSQAPAPTELPSTSLRRPQPGEPAEDSDWELLEEVLAECEEPGALPPTARGPAAPIPGPPRRGPAGDSGAGHDRHPGAAAAGSGRGSGAAGGDQPASLTRSTQDPENNNNSASDTSEAGSLLNNQWGPG
- the CYS1 gene encoding cystin-1 isoform X3 translates to MGSGSSRRKRSCSPAADRPGRRGRSSSAPSGQGEEARGSQAPAPTELPSTSLRRPQPGEPAEDSDWELLEEVLAECEEPGALPPTARGPAAPIPGPPRRGPAGDSGAGHDRHPGAAAAGSGRGSGAAGGDQPASLTRSTQDPENNNNSANFLLRLLCSDHQLPHWTVARVIQQAVTLVKRGLLSSDNTKQNHGR